The Actinotalea sp. JY-7876 sequence AGCAGCGTCGAGACCTCGGAGCCCGCCTGCGTGAAGCGGAAGATGTTGTCGATGAAGAGCAGCACGTCCTGCTTCTGCACGTCGCGGAAGTACTCCGCCATCGTCAGGGCGGACAGCGCGACGCGCAGGCGCGTGCCCGGCGGCTCGTCCATCTGGCCGAACACGAGGGCCGTCTGCTTGATGACCCCCGACTCGGTCATCTCCTCGATGAGGTCGTTGCCCTCACGCGTGCGCTCCCCCACCCCGGCGAACACAGACACACCGTTGTGGTTGTTGGCGACGCGGTAGATCATCTCCTGGATCAGGACCGTCTTGCCGACGCCGGCGCCGCCGAACAGGCCGATCTTGCCGCCCTGGACGTACGGGGTGAGCAGGTCGATGACCTTGATGCCCGTCTCGAACATCTGCGTCTTCGACTCGAGCTGGTCGAAGGCCGGGGGCTTGCGGTGGATGGGCCAGCGCTCGGTGATCTCGATCCGCTCGCCCTCCTTGGCGTTGAGGACCTCACCGGTCACGTCGAAGACGTGGCCCTTGGTCACGTCGCCCACGGGCACGCTGATGGGGGCGCCGGTGTCACGCACGACCGCGCCGCGGACGAGGCCGTCGGTCGGCTTGAGCGCGACGGCACGCACGAGCGAGTCGCCGAGGTGCTGGGCGACCTCGAGCCGCAGCGTGCTCGTGCCCTGGCCCGCGGCCGAGAGGTCGATCTCGACCTCGAGCAGGTTGTACATCTCCGGGATGGCGTCGGTCGGGAACTCGATGTCGACGACCGGGCCGATCACCCGGGCGACCCGACCCGTGCCGCTCCCGCCCGTGGCGGACGCCGCGGTGTCGGTCGTGGTGGCAGTCATGTCTCTCTCGCTTCGCTCGACCGGGAGCGGGCCCCGGTGGGTTGGTGCGTGTACGTGCATTGTGACCCGGCGTCGCCGGGTCGGTGCTCAGGGCCTACGAGGCCAGCGCGTCGGCGCCGGACACGATCTCGCTGATCTCCTGGGTGATCTCCGACTGGCGGGCCTGGTTGGCGAGCCGGGTGAAGGTGCGGATGATCTCCTCGGCGTTCTCCGTCGCGGTGTGCATCGCCCGCTGCCGGGACGCCAGCTCCGAGGCCGCCGCCTGCAGCAGGAAGCTGTAGATGCGGCTCTGGATGTACCGCGGCAGGAGGGCGTCGAGGACCTCCTCCGGGGAGGGCTCGAACTCGTAGAGCGGCAGAGGCTCGTCCCCCGGCTCGGCCACGCCCTCGACGACCTCGAGCGGGAGCATCCGCACCACGCGCGGGGTCTGCGTCACCATGTTGACGAACTGCGTGTAGACCACGTGCAGCTCGGCGACGCCGCCGTCGGCCTCCTCCGAGAGGAAGGCGCTGAGCAGCGTGTCCGCGATCTCCTGCGCCGTCTCGGCCGTCGGCGCGTCGGACGCCCCGGTCCACTGGGCCGCGATCTCGCGGTTGCGGAACGAGTAGTACGACACCGCACGGCGGCCCGTGACGTACAGGACCACCTCCCGCCCCTCGTCCGTGAGCTGCTGGATGAGCCGCTCGGCCTCGCGGATGACGGACGCCGAGTAGGCGCCTGCCATGCCGCGGTCGGACGTCATCAGGAGCACCGCGACGCGCTTGACGTCGGGACGCTCCGTGGTGAGCGGGTGGTCCACGCCCGCGTGGGTCGCGACGGCCGATACCGCCCGGGTCAGCGCCCGGGCGTACGGCGTCGCGGCGGACACGCGTGCGCGGGCCTTGCCGATGCGCGAGGCGGCGATGAGCTCCATCGCGCGGAAGATCTTCTTCAGCGACTGGGTCGACCGGATCCGCTGCCGGTAGACGCGCTGCTGACCGGCCACCTCAGCCCCGCTTCTGCTTGACGATCTGCTCCTGCTCGATGTCCGCCTCGAGGTCGCCATTGATGGGCGTGTCGACCACGGGCGCGTCCTTGCCCGCCTGGAAGCCGGCGGCGAACTCGTCGATCGCGGCGGCGAGCGCGGCCTCCGTCTCGTCGCTCAGCTGCCCCGTCTCGCGGATCGTGGTCAGGACGTCACCGTTGCGGCGCAGGTGGTCGAGCATCTCCCGCTCGAACCGGCGCACGTCGGACAGCGCGACGGAGTCGAGCTTGCCCTTGGTGCCGGCCCAGATGGACGCGACCTGCTCCTCGACCGGGTACGGCGAGTACTGGGGCTGCTTGAGCAGCTCCATGAGGCGCGCGCCACGCGTCAGCTGCTGGCGCGAGGCGGCGTCGAGGTCGGACGCGAACATCGCGAACGCCTCGAGCGAGCGGTACTGGGCGAGGTCGATCTTCAGCGTGCCGGAGACCTTCTTCATCGCCTTGACCTGCGCCGCGCCACCGACGCGGGACACCGAGATGCCGACGTCGACAGCGGGCCGCTGGTCCGCGTTGAACAGGTCCGACTGGAGGAAGATCTGGCCGTCGGTGATCGAGATGACGTTGGTCGGGATGTAGGCCGAGACGTCGTTGGCCTTGGTCTCGATCATCGGCAGACCGGTCATCGAGCCGGCACCCAGCTCGTCGCTGAGCTTGGCGCAGCGCTCGAGCAGACGGGAGTGCAGGTAGAAGACGTCACCGGGGTACGCCTCGCGGCCCGGCGGGCGGCGCAGCAGGAGCGAGACCGCGCGGTACGCCTCGGCCTGCTTCGACAGGTCGTCGAAGATGATCAGGACGTGCTTGCCGTCGTACATCCAGTGCTGGCCGATGGCCGAGCCGGTGTACGGGGCGAGGTACTTGAAGCCGGCCGGGTCGGACGCGGGGGCCGCGACGATCGTCGTGTACTCCATCGCGCCTGCGTCCTCGAGCGCGCCGCGGACGGACGCGATGGTCGAGCCCTTCTGGCCGATCGCGACGTAGATGCAGCGGACCTGCTTGTTGGGGTCGCCGGACTCCCAGTTGGCCTTCTGGTTGATGATCGTGTCGATCGCGATCGCCGTCTTGCCGGTCTGGCGGTCACCGATGATCAGCTGACGCTGGCCACGGCCGATCGGGATCATCGCGTCGATGGCCTTGAGCCCGGTCTGCAGCGGCTCGTGCACGCTCTTGCGCGCCATGACGCCGGGCGCCTGGAGCTCGAGCGCGCGGCGACCCTCGGTCGCCACGTCGCCGAGACCGTCGATGGGCTTGCCGAGCGGGTCGACGACCCGGCCGAGGTAGCCGTCGCCCACGGGCACGGACAGGACCTCGCCGGTGCGCCGGACCGTCTGGCCCTCCTCGACGCCGGTGAACTCGCCGAGGACGACGACGCCGATCTCGCGGACGTCGAGGCTGAGCGCGAGCCCGAGCGTGCCGTCCTCGAACTCGAGCAGCTCGTTCGCCATCGCGCCCGGGAGGCCCTCGACCTGCGCGATGCCGTCGCCGGCCAGCGTGACGCGCCCGACCTCTTCGCGAACCGCACCCTGGGGCTCGTAGGACTTCACGAAGCTGTCCAGAGCGGCCCGGATCTCCTCGGGCCTGATCGTCAGCTCAGCCATGGTCTCTCTCCTGTCGTTGACCCCCTGTGGGGTCGTCTACGTCCTGCGTGGGCCGCGGGCGGCCCGTGGGGGTCAGCCGGCGAGCCGGCGTCGTGCGTCGTCGAGGCGGGCGAGCACCGTGGAGTCGACGACCTCGTCGCCGACCTGGACCCGCATGCCGCCGATGACCTGGGGGTCCACGGAGACGTTGAGCTGCACGGGACGCCCGTAGGCGCGCTCGAGCAGCCCGGAGAGCCGCTCCGTCTGGGCGACCGTCGGCGGGACTGCGACGAAGACCGCCGCGACCAGCCGCTGGCGGCGTCGTGCGGCGAGCCGCCCGACGAGCCCGAGCAGCACCGTGACGGACCGGCCGCGCGGTGCGACCGCGAGCCGCTCGACCGCCTGGAGCGTCTGCGCGGAGACCTTGCCGCCGAGGAGCTGTCGCACGAGCGCGCCGCGGGCGCGCGGCGCCGCCGCCCGCTCCGTGAGCGCCCGTCGCAGGTCGCGCTGACCGACGAGCGCGCGCTCGAAGCGGAACAGCTCGTCCTCGACCTGCTCCAGCCGGCCCTCCGCCTGCGCCGACGCGAGCAGCGCGTCGAACGCGGCCTCCTCGAGCGCGTCGACGAGGTCCGACTCGGCCGACCACCGGGCGCGCGCGAAGGCCGCGACGGCCTCCACCACGCGCTCGTCGACCTTGCCGCGCAGGAGACCCTGCACGAGCGCGGCCTTGTCGTCGGCCTGCCGTGACGGGTCGCTCAGCGCACGCCGCAGCGAGCCGGACGAGTCCAGCGCGTCCACGACGGCGAACAGCTGCGCGCCGAGCGCCGACGCGTCCGTCCCCGCAGCCCGCAGCACCGGCTCGAAGCCGGTCGCCACGCGCTGCGCCGACGAGGCACTCGTCCCGCGCATCAGCTGTCCTGGACCCGGGAGGCCGACGCCGTGGCGCCTGCGACCGTGCTGGCCTCGAGGTCGTCGAGGAAGCGGTCCACGACGCGCGTCTGGCGCGCCGAGTCGGCGAGGGACTCGCCGACGATGCGCGAGGCGAGCTCGGTCGCGAGCGTGCCGATCTCGGCGCGCAGCGAGACCGCGGCCTGCTGGCGCTCGGCCTCGATCTGGCGCTGCGCGTTCTCGAGGATCCGCGCCGCGTCGTCCGACGCCTTCTGCCGCAGCTCGGTGACGATCACGGTGCCCTCGGCGCGCGCGTCCTCACGGATGCGCGCGGCCTCCGCACGCGCCTCGGCCAGCTGTCGCTGGTACTCGGCGAGCGCCTCGGCCGCCTCGGCCTGAGCGTTCTCGGCGCGGGCGAGCCCGCCCTCGATCTTCTCGGTGCGCTCGTCCAGGATCGCCGTGAACTTCGGCAGGACGAGCTTGTAGAAGCCGAACGCGATGATCGCGGTCGCGACGAGGGACCAGATGATGTCGTAGTCGGCGGGGATGAGGAGGTTGATCCCCTCGACCTCCTCGCCGGGCTCGGCGGCGAGCAGCGTCGCCGCCTCGAGGACGGCCTTCATCAGAAGAGGAAGCCGGTGACCAGGCCGAGCAGCGCGAGCACCTCGACGAAGGCGACACCGATGAACATCGTCGTCCGGAGCTGGCCGGCGACCTCGGGCTGGCGGGCGATGCCCTCGAGCGCCTTGCCGATGAGGATGCCGAGGCCGATGCCCGGGCCCAGCGTGCCGAGGCCGTAGCCGATGGTCGCGACGTTACCGGTGACCTCGGCGAGCGTGGTGGTGTCCACTAGGGGTGTTCCTTCCGTGAGGCGCCCGGTGGCCCGGGCGTCGTGTCGGTACCCACGCGCTGACGGCGGGGGCTCGTGGGGGTGGGGCTCAGTGCTCTTCCTCGACGGCCATGTTCAGGTACACGGCGGCGAGGAGGGCGAAGATGTAGGCCTGCAGGGCGGCGACCAGGATCTCGAAGAGGGTGAAGGCCACCCCCGCGGCGAGCGACATGGCCGAGAAGGCCTTCATCGCGCCGGACGCCTCGAAGAGGAAGAAGTGCGTGGCACCGAAGCAGAGCACGAGGATGAGGTGCCCGGCGATCATGTTGGCCGTGAGTCGCAGCGCCAGCGTGGCCGGCCGGAAGACGAACACCTGGAGCGCCTCGATCGGCGTCACGAGGACGTACAGGAACGGCGGCAGCCCCGGCGGGAACAGGTTGTTCTTCAGGTACCCGCCGACGCCGAACTTCCGGACACCGACCGCGAGGTACATGACGTAGACCCACGCGGCCAGGACGAGCGGCATCCCGATGAGCGACGTGCTCGCGATGTTGAGGAAGGGCACGACACCGGTGAGGTTCATCGCCAGCACGGCGAAGAAGATCGTCGTCAGCATCGGCAGGAAGCGGCGGGCGTTGTGGCCCAGCGTCTCCTCGGCGATGTTGACGCGCACGAAGTCGAGGAGCATCTCCGCGACGTTCTGGCCCCGGCCCGGCACGAGCTTCGCGCGGCGCGCGGCGAGCACGAACACGGCGACCAGGACGGCCGTGACGACCAGCCGGACGAGGATGATGCGGTTCATCTCGAAGGGCGTGCCCTCGAAGAGGAACGAGGCCGGGAAGAACTCGGCGATCGACGGCGGGTGGAACCCGCCGCCCTCACCGGAGGCGGCGAGCAGCGGGTTCGTCGCGACGGTGAACAGGGCGCACTCCCCGGGTCTCGGGTGCAACGGGAACTCGCTGTGCGGGCACGCCGTCGGACCAGGTCTTGGCTTGGATCGTGGGAATCCTAACGCATAGGGACCTCGGTCCCGGCCGCCGTCCAGCGTTTGTGCAGCGGCTCACAAGGACCGGTCCGGCTCCCCGCCGTCCTCGCCGCCGCGGTCCTC is a genomic window containing:
- the atpD gene encoding F0F1 ATP synthase subunit beta encodes the protein MTATTTDTAASATGGSGTGRVARVIGPVVDIEFPTDAIPEMYNLLEVEIDLSAAGQGTSTLRLEVAQHLGDSLVRAVALKPTDGLVRGAVVRDTGAPISVPVGDVTKGHVFDVTGEVLNAKEGERIEITERWPIHRKPPAFDQLESKTQMFETGIKVIDLLTPYVQGGKIGLFGGAGVGKTVLIQEMIYRVANNHNGVSVFAGVGERTREGNDLIEEMTESGVIKQTALVFGQMDEPPGTRLRVALSALTMAEYFRDVQKQDVLLFIDNIFRFTQAGSEVSTLLGRMPSAVGYQPNLADEMGQLQERITSTRGHSITSLQAIYVPADDYTDPAPATTFAHLDATTELSREIASRGLYPAVDPLASTSRILDPRYVGQAHYDAAVRVKQILQRNKELQDIIAILGVDELSEEDKVVVSRARRVQQFLSQNTYMATQFTNVPGSTVPLSETIEAFTKIADGEFDHVAEQAFFNIGGLEDLERNWARIQKEIG
- a CDS encoding F0F1 ATP synthase subunit gamma; protein product: MAGQQRVYRQRIRSTQSLKKIFRAMELIAASRIGKARARVSAATPYARALTRAVSAVATHAGVDHPLTTERPDVKRVAVLLMTSDRGMAGAYSASVIREAERLIQQLTDEGREVVLYVTGRRAVSYYSFRNREIAAQWTGASDAPTAETAQEIADTLLSAFLSEEADGGVAELHVVYTQFVNMVTQTPRVVRMLPLEVVEGVAEPGDEPLPLYEFEPSPEEVLDALLPRYIQSRIYSFLLQAAASELASRQRAMHTATENAEEIIRTFTRLANQARQSEITQEISEIVSGADALAS
- the atpA gene encoding F0F1 ATP synthase subunit alpha — translated: MAELTIRPEEIRAALDSFVKSYEPQGAVREEVGRVTLAGDGIAQVEGLPGAMANELLEFEDGTLGLALSLDVREIGVVVLGEFTGVEEGQTVRRTGEVLSVPVGDGYLGRVVDPLGKPIDGLGDVATEGRRALELQAPGVMARKSVHEPLQTGLKAIDAMIPIGRGQRQLIIGDRQTGKTAIAIDTIINQKANWESGDPNKQVRCIYVAIGQKGSTIASVRGALEDAGAMEYTTIVAAPASDPAGFKYLAPYTGSAIGQHWMYDGKHVLIIFDDLSKQAEAYRAVSLLLRRPPGREAYPGDVFYLHSRLLERCAKLSDELGAGSMTGLPMIETKANDVSAYIPTNVISITDGQIFLQSDLFNADQRPAVDVGISVSRVGGAAQVKAMKKVSGTLKIDLAQYRSLEAFAMFASDLDAASRQQLTRGARLMELLKQPQYSPYPVEEQVASIWAGTKGKLDSVALSDVRRFEREMLDHLRRNGDVLTTIRETGQLSDETEAALAAAIDEFAAGFQAGKDAPVVDTPINGDLEADIEQEQIVKQKRG
- a CDS encoding F0F1 ATP synthase subunit delta, whose protein sequence is MRGTSASSAQRVATGFEPVLRAAGTDASALGAQLFAVVDALDSSGSLRRALSDPSRQADDKAALVQGLLRGKVDERVVEAVAAFARARWSAESDLVDALEEAAFDALLASAQAEGRLEQVEDELFRFERALVGQRDLRRALTERAAAPRARGALVRQLLGGKVSAQTLQAVERLAVAPRGRSVTVLLGLVGRLAARRRQRLVAAVFVAVPPTVAQTERLSGLLERAYGRPVQLNVSVDPQVIGGMRVQVGDEVVDSTVLARLDDARRRLAG
- a CDS encoding F0F1 ATP synthase subunit B — translated: MKAVLEAATLLAAEPGEEVEGINLLIPADYDIIWSLVATAIIAFGFYKLVLPKFTAILDERTEKIEGGLARAENAQAEAAEALAEYQRQLAEARAEAARIREDARAEGTVIVTELRQKASDDAARILENAQRQIEAERQQAAVSLRAEIGTLATELASRIVGESLADSARQTRVVDRFLDDLEASTVAGATASASRVQDS
- the atpE gene encoding ATP synthase F0 subunit C, producing the protein MDTTTLAEVTGNVATIGYGLGTLGPGIGLGILIGKALEGIARQPEVAGQLRTTMFIGVAFVEVLALLGLVTGFLF
- the atpB gene encoding F0F1 ATP synthase subunit A translates to MHPRPGECALFTVATNPLLAASGEGGGFHPPSIAEFFPASFLFEGTPFEMNRIILVRLVVTAVLVAVFVLAARRAKLVPGRGQNVAEMLLDFVRVNIAEETLGHNARRFLPMLTTIFFAVLAMNLTGVVPFLNIASTSLIGMPLVLAAWVYVMYLAVGVRKFGVGGYLKNNLFPPGLPPFLYVLVTPIEALQVFVFRPATLALRLTANMIAGHLILVLCFGATHFFLFEASGAMKAFSAMSLAAGVAFTLFEILVAALQAYIFALLAAVYLNMAVEEEH